The following proteins come from a genomic window of Paenibacillus swuensis:
- the cysK gene encoding cysteine synthase A — MSRRMVNSITELIGDTPAVRLNRLTSVDDAEVYVKLEKLNPSGSVKDRAAMNLIAAAERNGLLQPGFVIIEPTSGNTGIGLAMNAAAKGYSAILVMPDNMTKERINLLKAYGAEVVLTPAAERMPGAIAKARELAEGIPGSFIPQQFENTANPDIHRTTTAVEILEQTGGRLDAFVASSGTGGTITGTGETLKDAIPGIRILVVEPDGSPVLSGGQPGPHKLVGTSPGFVPAVLNTAVYDDIVRVKDDDAIRTMRDLAAREGILVGPSAGATVWAALQEARRLGAGRRVLCIAPDTGERYLTMDIWN; from the coding sequence ATGAGTAGACGGATGGTCAACTCCATTACGGAATTAATCGGAGACACACCGGCGGTGAGACTGAACCGTCTCACGTCGGTAGATGACGCCGAAGTATATGTAAAGCTGGAGAAGCTGAACCCAAGCGGCAGCGTCAAAGACCGGGCCGCGATGAACCTGATCGCAGCGGCGGAGCGTAACGGCCTGCTGCAGCCCGGCTTCGTCATTATTGAGCCGACCAGCGGCAATACAGGCATCGGACTTGCGATGAACGCCGCTGCCAAAGGGTACAGCGCGATTCTGGTCATGCCTGATAACATGACCAAGGAGCGGATTAACCTGTTGAAAGCCTACGGCGCTGAAGTGGTTCTCACGCCGGCGGCGGAACGGATGCCGGGCGCCATTGCCAAGGCTAGGGAGCTGGCGGAGGGCATCCCGGGCAGCTTCATCCCGCAGCAGTTTGAGAATACCGCCAATCCGGATATTCACCGGACCACAACGGCGGTAGAGATTCTGGAGCAGACGGGCGGACGGTTGGACGCCTTCGTCGCTTCCTCCGGCACCGGCGGCACGATTACCGGTACCGGCGAGACGCTGAAGGATGCGATCCCCGGGATTCGCATCCTTGTCGTGGAGCCGGACGGGTCGCCCGTGCTGTCGGGCGGCCAGCCCGGTCCCCACAAGCTGGTGGGGACGTCGCCCGGGTTTGTGCCGGCCGTGCTGAATACGGCCGTCTATGACGACATCGTCCGCGTGAAGGACGATGATGCGATCCGCACGATGCGGGATCTTGCCGCGAGGGAAGGGATTCTGGTCGGGCCGTCCGCGGGTGCGACCGTGTGGGCAGCACTACAGGAGGCCCGGCGCCTCGGGGCGGGCCGGCGGGTGCTGTGTATCGCGCCCGATACGGGGGAGCGTTATTTGACGATGGATATATGGAATTAA